From the genome of Bacteroidales bacterium:
GTCTTTCCGGGAAAGGATATGGCCTTTGCTTCCGTCATAGGTATATTCGGTTTCCTGCGTATAGAGGCGGTCATCATCCCTGTGTTTCTGCACCAGGGCTATTTTCCTGGGCTTATTGGGTATATTGCTGCCGCCTGTGCGCACATAATCCGAATATACGGTCTTTTTGTACATATCATCATAACCATGGCTGATCTTTTCTTCCGCAAGATTACCGTTGGTACCATAAATATATTCGGTTATTTCCGTGATCCCTGTATCATGATCCGTATTTTCTACAAAGCGGGGATAGCAGGAAAACCGCTTGTATCCCCTGTCGTTCAGTTGGAATTCGGTCCGGGTCGAACTAATGGTATTTCCTCCTATGCTGGTTTTACCGGAAACCGCAACCGGCACGCCAAATGAACTCCAGCCTTCGACGGTCGATTCCACGGTCATATCCGTGACATCGTTTGTGGCCCGGGTTTTTGACAGTCCCAACAACCCTTTGCCGGTCAGATGGACTTTCAATCCTTCATATTTATAGGTCGTCACGGATGTTCCCCCGACGCCGTCCGGGACCGTTACGCTTTTTACTGCAGGTAGCGGTGCGGTAACCACCGGCGCGGGATAGCTTCCATCCGTTCCTTTGGTATATACAGCCGGATCGGTAAAGTTAGCATATCCAATATCTGTCTGGTTACCCATGCCATCGGTTACGGAGGTTACCTTTCCCGTTTGGAAATTCATATCAGGTAAACGATATACCCGCCATACAGAATTCATTGTTGTTTTGTTGAAACAGTCATACCCGAAATTGGCCAGTTCCGGATGCCCGTCACCATTAAAATCACCTACTGTATAAAGGGCGCTTTTGGCATCGTCTTCCCTGTTGGAATCGGTTTCAGTCACCGGTATCAATCCCGTTCCGGTGGAACGAAGCCAGATGGTTCTGGTTTCCCTGTAATTGCCCCAATTCCCACTACCTTTGTCATAGATGGCTTTGGTAATCACCACATCGGATTTACCGTCAAAATTAAAATCCAGTACCTGGCAGCTAAACCGCTCATCATCTTTCTCCGTAAAGCCATGGTCGTGCATATCCGGAAGGGTAATAACCGGTTCAGAACTCTTAATAAAAATACCGTTACCCTGGTTTAGGGCAAAGTACCAATTAGGATCATTCGTAGCATTCATAATAAAATCGGGCAATCCGTCTCCGTTAAAATCTCCCATGCGGATCATCCAGCAATCGGAAATACCAGTCCTTCTTATCATTTTTGAATCATTGAACCTAGGGCCATATGAAGTGTTGTTCCAGTATATATCGTATCCCCCGTTGTACAACACCATCAGGTCATTCATCCCATCACCGTTGAAATCGGCTACGAATATCTTTTCCGGGTCAGATGGCAGCTGAAAAGAGTGATCCTGCCATGTGAATACCGGCCGACCGTTGTTCATATCGGTCACCTGCCCCACTTTACCCGCATAGGCATCATTTATCCTGACCTTTTCAATATAAATAATATTGTCTTTTCCATCGTTATCCACATCGCCGACCGTATACAAGGGAAATTTGTTGATAATACCAATACCCACGCCGGGAATACCTTCTGTCGACATGGTTACCTGACCCGACTCGTGCGGAGAAGGCACCGGTGTATCTTCCAGTCCGTCATAAACGAAGAAATAGATTTTTCTTGAATTGTAGTTCTTTTCAAAATAAAAAGGTATCATCAGGTATTGTTTCCCGTCTCCGGCAGCATTGAAAGGTATATTCATGGCCAATATCTGTTTGTAAACATCATTAAGGCTGGCCGGCAATTCACGGTAACCTATTGCAGAAAAATAAAGCTGGTTATTAACTCTTTTTGACAGATAATGCTGGGAAATAGTGGAAAAACCAGTACTTCCATCTGCCAGTTCGGTTTCATGCCCATATTTCAAACCTACAAAATCACTGATTCCATCGCCGTTCAAATCGGCAGTCGCAAATATCTGTTCATCGTATTCTCCTTCTACACCAACAAGAGAAATACCATTGCTAACGTATCCGTTACCGGAAGGATAATTATCCCATGTAAAATTCACCGGTTTGAGCGATTCCCCCGCTCCGTTTTTTTCGGTAATGGATACCAATCGTGAAAAATGGTCGGTATTACTGTATTCCAGTTCATATACCCGGAGGGTCTCCGATTCGGTTTTGGTGACGATCCTTTTTAAACGCCGGTTCATTTCCCTTTTTTTGTTTTCCAGATAGAATGGCTGTACATCCGGCCTGGTCTCATACCCGAACTGTACATAATGGGATAAGCCTGTGGCCTGGTTTTTATTGTTCCCGTAGGATATTCCAACCGGGTACATACATTTATTGTCGTAAGAATACTCCATATAATTCCCGTAAGGGTCTTCCACATAGTCGAGGTACCAGGCATAGATCTTGTCGGTTTCCAGTTGGGTAAACATATCCGGCGCCGTATATTCCTGCCTGCCTGATGAGGTGCTTCCGTAGCGGTACAGCATGCCGTCTTTGGCCCGTACTTCAAAATAAGGCTTTCCGTTTTTCTCCAGCATCACAATATATGTATACGGATCGGATTCCTTGGTAAATACCGTATTGACTCCCCCGATACCTTCACGAAACAGGCGTTCTCCGTCCAGAGCGAATTCCCCGTATAGATCATATCTGACGGGGTAGGCTATGTGATCATGGTATACCGTCTTGGGAACGCGGGTAATAGCCGATATTCCCGACAGGTTACACCCCCATCCTGCTATCCCGTTTCCCGACTGGCTGTTGTATGTCAGTGAGACAGACGGCTGCAGACCGTTCAGGCCCTGAGGGACCATTACCGGCAGGGAAAATGTGGCCGCTCCCGTAGGAGAAACGTTGAATGCTACGGATGTAGTCCCTACCGGGGAAGTATCGCTGCTGTTACCTTCCGTGGACGGTGTTTCATTTTCGGGATATCCGAAATGATCATCGATCGGCTGTTCCGTGCCCGAAATCCGGGTAGTAATAGAACCGTTCCCGCTTTGTCCTTCCGACACCACGTAATAAGTGCCGGCTTCCAGCCCGGTCATCTTCAGGTAGGCATGCAAGGGGGATGTACACATGCCTTCGCCGGAATAGTCATCATTGGATGCCAGGCTGTTTCCGAAAGCATCCAACAGGTGCAGGTAGGTATTATCCAATCCCGACCCGCAATGGGAGATCTCCACATCCATATTCTTAGTGATGGTGAAACGGTAAAACACATCATTGGTGGGTTGTCCCGTATAGGTATCGGTGAAATCGCCGGTATTCTGGGGATCTGAGTATTGAAAGGCGGTGTGGTGGGTGCCCGCATCTATAGGGCTCTGCATGACATCACCCCTGAAAAAACCACGGATCCTGGTTCGTATGGTTCCGCTACTGCCGGGTTTTACTTTGGACATCACACAATAGACGCCGGGTTGCAGCTTGTTCAGCACCAGCCTGGCGTGTAATGCCGAAGGACAGGCGTCTCTCCCCGGACCATCGTCATTGTCAGTGTAGATACCGCCACTGGTACTCAATAGTGCGATATAGGTATCGGATACTGTTGAACCGCAATGTTCAATGATGATATCCATAGGGACAGTGATGGTAAAGCGGTAAAAAACATCTACTCCGTCGACCCAGTTGTAATAACAGGTATAATCAACGGATTCCCGCGAATCGTCAAACTCAAAATCACGGCGATGGGTACCGGCATCTATGGCCGAGGGAAGGTCGTCGCCGGGTGACCCTGATGAGCAATCAGAGGTCGTCCGCGACTCCCAGCCATAAAATCCCATATCACTGCGGTTTGTACCCTTTCCCGGGGGCCGGCTACGGTCGTAAAAGTCCGGGCGCCCCGCATCGATACATGGCGAATAATCCCAAAGATGATAGGTCTGGACGGGATCGTTTTCATCAAAATACGGAGGAGAATCGATGACTCCTTCATAGTAGTTAATGCCTGTTCCCAGATAATCCTTGTTCCGTATATTCGAATAGGAGGCAAATATGTAACTCTGCTGGTAATGATAAGCTATTTCGACCTCCATTTGCGGATTATACAGGATGCTGTTGGTAATATAGATTTCTTTTGTAACCGGTCCTGTAAGATGAATGGCATAAGAACCCTGGTTGTCGGCAATGGTGGTATTGACGATATCTGCACCACCATAATTTACCGAAGGGTTCAGTTTTATCAGCGCGCCGTCATTTC
Proteins encoded in this window:
- a CDS encoding FG-GAP-like repeat-containing protein, whose amino-acid sequence is MSKQPLNHSIMNTGLLIQIQRLTICLFIVLSLFTETNGQERQISQAASLLTTDNDLRCKISAMTGVGCDTVKMKQILQLLAESKKTTTTENRLTAIKAGINLLAENANIIGTVTKSSSSSEWTYTDDIPTTFQWYVSPDGNDTNAGTQQSPFRTINKAINTASVGDAIKLENGKYNENVYLSKNVYLIGNLECPQSVIIDARAFENAVYINNSSPELHGMKLINGENGFPLIYIGNGYPRLSHLILTENPGMAVEACGSFYFTLYNTLIYGNHAGGNDGALIKLNPSVNYGGADIVNTTIADNQGSYAIHLTGPVTKEIYITNSILYNPQMEVEIAYHYQQSYIFASYSNIRNKDYLGTGINYYEGVIDSPPYFDENDPVQTYHLWDYSPCIDAGRPDFYDRSRPPGKGTNRSDMGFYGWESRTTSDCSSGSPGDDLPSAIDAGTHRRDFEFDDSRESVDYTCYYNWVDGVDVFYRFTITVPMDIIIEHCGSTVSDTYIALLSTSGGIYTDNDDGPGRDACPSALHARLVLNKLQPGVYCVMSKVKPGSSGTIRTRIRGFFRGDVMQSPIDAGTHHTAFQYSDPQNTGDFTDTYTGQPTNDVFYRFTITKNMDVEISHCGSGLDNTYLHLLDAFGNSLASNDDYSGEGMCTSPLHAYLKMTGLEAGTYYVVSEGQSGNGSITTRISGTEQPIDDHFGYPENETPSTEGNSSDTSPVGTTSVAFNVSPTGAATFSLPVMVPQGLNGLQPSVSLTYNSQSGNGIAGWGCNLSGISAITRVPKTVYHDHIAYPVRYDLYGEFALDGERLFREGIGGVNTVFTKESDPYTYIVMLEKNGKPYFEVRAKDGMLYRYGSTSSGRQEYTAPDMFTQLETDKIYAWYLDYVEDPYGNYMEYSYDNKCMYPVGISYGNNKNQATGLSHYVQFGYETRPDVQPFYLENKKREMNRRLKRIVTKTESETLRVYELEYSNTDHFSRLVSITEKNGAGESLKPVNFTWDNYPSGNGYVSNGISLVGVEGEYDEQIFATADLNGDGISDFVGLKYGHETELADGSTGFSTISQHYLSKRVNNQLYFSAIGYRELPASLNDVYKQILAMNIPFNAAGDGKQYLMIPFYFEKNYNSRKIYFFVYDGLEDTPVPSPHESGQVTMSTEGIPGVGIGIINKFPLYTVGDVDNDGKDNIIYIEKVRINDAYAGKVGQVTDMNNGRPVFTWQDHSFQLPSDPEKIFVADFNGDGMNDLMVLYNGGYDIYWNNTSYGPRFNDSKMIRRTGISDCWMIRMGDFNGDGLPDFIMNATNDPNWYFALNQGNGIFIKSSEPVITLPDMHDHGFTEKDDERFSCQVLDFNFDGKSDVVITKAIYDKGSGNWGNYRETRTIWLRSTGTGLIPVTETDSNREDDAKSALYTVGDFNGDGHPELANFGYDCFNKTTMNSVWRVYRLPDMNFQTGKVTSVTDGMGNQTDIGYANFTDPAVYTKGTDGSYPAPVVTAPLPAVKSVTVPDGVGGTSVTTYKYEGLKVHLTGKGLLGLSKTRATNDVTDMTVESTVEGWSSFGVPVAVSGKTSIGGNTISSTRTEFQLNDRGYKRFSCYPRFVENTDHDTGITEITEYIYGTNGNLAEEKISHGYDDMYKKTVYSDYVRTGGSNIPNKPRKIALVQKHRDDDRLYTQETEYTYDGSKGHILSRKDNAHSTDKAVITRYTYGTWGNVLSETVEATGIPTATRHFEYDRNKRLVSSEYSIPSATVTSYAYDTWGNPLTVTDLTDPANAFTTTYRYDGWGRKTAAILHDGRVQKFSTGWGTSRNRKYFTLEEGHGMPWVKTWYDASGRETETRTIGAKGMAIQSNRYYNDKGQLDTLEQVNGELSRIKAYEYDERGRILEETNNRQQSFVYTYETPDAGRTYSVTTNVNDSKKYTKTYDAWGNIRTSSDPAGTVEYFYHSNGLPDRISVEGADFRMTYDEAGNQSTLDDPNAGIISYRYDALGRVIWKKDARGQIETIAYDDLGRIENATLDGIGTSYEYVSDGNGIHQLKKIQTGDRSVSYAYDRYGRMVEEKRQMSGENDLTFTFSYDAFDRLKKTTYPEGLEINHEYDTYGNLARINEGSNLVWELDLNKGTYNIAFLGSDMSRTSTYSTTGILENLNTYNRSSTTICNFDYSFHTLTGNLDDRTGMIPETETFRYDDTDRLELIRYGNKEMKIGYDANGNIKTKTGLGSYVYHPDKKHAVTEVDNTGDLLNWRGQTIEYTAFHKASNIKDTIMNETTMNDEALELDIIYGPEQQRWKSELQKDGTIVKTTIFAGDYEKITENGITRHLYYISGGDGLAAVYVKQAGEQDKTYYAHTDHLGSIVKLTDNNGNPVFQASYDAWGLQTLS